ataacaaaagaactaatgtgactaattttaaaattttgaacacaaatttaattaaaaaagactTTTGATAGTTTAGAGAAAGAATGATATTTCATAAACGATTTTGACCATAGGTATTTTGagctaatatattttttatttattattattagatgtaGTAGTGTAAATTCTAgcaataatatatgaatatagaatatattatagtgataattatattcaaataatattattgGTCAAACTATtgtataataagttaataacctTATCTACTGACCTTCGAAATTTAAAAGTACCCTAGAGAGAAGGACGTTATGACTTGAGGGTACATATATACTTATTAGGCAGAAGAGATGCATACTTTAAGTATTTATTTCCACACTTTCATGGTCTATTACTCTATTACATATTAAAATGGAATGGGGCCAACATTATTGAGCACATAAATATATTAAGCAATATATGTCTATGTAGATAAAGAAGAGAcaaagagatagagagagagatgagagagactTTTATTGGTAATGGACCCATGAACTATTTTCATAATAAAGAGGGTAAATTAAAAGCATATATTATATCTTGTGCTCATCTAATACCTTTTATGCACTCCTACCAATTATTCCTCTATGATGCCAATCATAGGTCTTAAAAAAAAAGGTGGTttggttcaaaacataaaaacCCTCCTTGTGGATTAGGTCAATATGTATTTTTAAGTACATACATGGCTTTTGTTCCCAAAATACCTTACAGCTTCTTCATGTGGAAATGTTTATTTTTGACAACTTCTTAAGACAACTATAGATCATTCCATTCCACGAATCTATCACTTCCTTGAGCCGTAATTATTTCAACTCCATTGTAGAAAGGTGATTGGTCCGAATCAAAATcatgtaattaattattattttgttgattATGTTCGAACTATGTATATTGTATGCTAAGTCCCGTTACTTGTCGTCTAAGCAAGTAACAAAAatagcatattttatttttattataacatATTGTTGTACGTCCTATCTAGTAGCTAGGGCAATTTGCATCTTGGTCTAAATATGAATCAAGAATAATGTTGAGCAAGACTGTGACCATTGTCTTTCATTCATTGGTGGTGAAATGGCCATTTGCATATATCAACCAGAGATGTCATTTGTGGTgggaatatatatacatatatatgtcgACAAAAATCATGGCTTACAATGATTGGCAATGGACCCTAGCTAGAGACTATAGAAAAttgtatattttgtattgatCCCTTTATATATTTGGTAATATGTTAAAATCACTCAATCAAACCTACAAATTTATACGTCACAAAATGTGGAGAATAATGAACAAGAAATATTGAACCGGTGACCCCCCCCCCCCATTAGTGTTCCTCAAATTGCttaatctttttatatatataattttaatttactgtGTGTGTAAAATAAGTTTATatgtgtatttaattatatattgtcaCGCtagaaaaataattacttttatatTAACTACGTGAATGATCATCCCAAAAAAAAACGAATATAATTATACAACTATATAAAACGTTTTACATCGTCAATCTATCAAAATTAAACAGCCACTGGTAGAAGTTCAATAACAAGAGACTTAAATAGTATACATCCATTTCTAGTTCAAAATTGCTGTCACTTGCACAGAAAGAAGAACTATACAAAACATaacccttttttttaaaatatgtataatTTGGGTCGTGAAGATGAAGTTTAGTTTGGCTACACAAATGGTTTACCTAAGAATACGCTACTCTTTTTGTGGTATGGGACATAGAGGTTCAAAGCCCAATAAGATAAAGGCATTATTACACTACTTTAGCAACCGAGCCTATGCAATATGGGAGGGAGAAGCCTTCAGAATCGGCTTGGATCAGAATCTGCCCCATACTCCTTTTTGTTGCTTATCAAAACCTGCTTtagttttttcttctttattttttttattcaaatttgttAACAGAGTCCatacccaaaataaaaaaaaaaaacatgagcaAAAAAATTTGATACCAGAAGGACAGCCAAATTGTACTACTTGGACTCAGCGTTGTAATATACTACTCTTAAAAGGTTAATTAAATTTGCAATTATAAACTCTAAACACTAACTCCTAAATCAGGAGTTTATGCAAAACAAGAGGAAAATCATGCACAGATAAGACATGTAGTGGTTACCTAAGCTTGAACTGTAGGAATTTCATATATACAcccaaaaaaacaaaagaaggatCTTAGATCCACGACAGGACGACTGGCCAGAGTATGTACATGTGTGGTTCTGTGCGTGTGCATGAACATGCACGTGTGTTGGATACTGGAGGATGATCTTGAATTCTGAATCTTATCATCATCCATCGATGGCGGAGGTAAGGCAGGAGCTCAATATGCTGCATGATAAGATGAGGATGCAAGTTGTGCCAAAGAAGGAGCAGCCCCACCTGCAGTTATGCAAAAAGAAACTGTTATCAGGAGCAGCCCCACCTGAAGTTATGCAACATGATATATATATGAACATAAAGCTTATTACTCAATTCTCAGAACTACTGTCCAGAACCTAAAGCTTATTACTCAAATCACCAACAATCAAATGTTTCTTCACTTTTGAACAGATACTCTTGTGTTCATGTGAAACTTTCCTTACAAACTCAGATGTGGCTCAACCTTGAACCGATACCAAAGGACTGTGTAAGAATATATAAATCATGCTAAACAACCATCAAGAAAATTACCTGCGAGTCCTGCACAGGCAGAAGAGAACACTATCACAGGTGGTGCCTGAATTGCAGAGAGGTCTATGTCAGTACTCAGTACCATGTTATCAACTTCAAACCGGAGTATGAAAGCATAAGGTACAATCCTAGGAATCTTTCTCCACCACATAAGTAAAAGCAGAATGACACTTCAATacctatgaaaagtgaattttatATACTCCAATGTGCAAATGATGAGAGATAAAAACAATAAGAACCACACTGCAAAATATATCATGCTGCAAAGCGATTGAACAGTTATGAATTGCAAAATCACACTAAGAGGAAATGGATCCAGCAAGAGGATAATTTTGGCATGGTCGGAGTTTGCTGTTAATTAAAACGCATGAAGATCTTCCTGGGAAAGAAACCAATGTTATCTACATTCAAACAGGACCGATCCAAATTGGAAACATTAATGATGGTACAAATTAGAAATGATAATAATGGACAAGATTGTGTAGACAGTAGACAGCATCTTTAGAGgctctaaaaactaaaataaaaatgcctCAACAGAAATGTTTCAAAGGTGTTGAGTCAGAAAGCAACTTTTAGAAAGGCTAACTACAGAAAATAACAAAAGCTTAACCCTCCCAACACATTATCCTGTCCCCTCTGGTCTGTGAATATCAAATACCTACCTAATACAAAGATTTAGTCATTGACAAGCATTATGTATGCAGTAGTCAAGAAAGGAATTAACTGAAACTCACAATAAGTTCTTCTATTTCACAGTTGATTTATGATTCTCTTGCTAATTAAAAAGAATGATCAAAGTCAACTTACTTACATTTAAAGTGGCAACGTGATTCTATAGGTCAAGGGGAGGAAACAAGAGCAGCTAGGTCAGCCATTGTTCCATTGATGCCAAAGGAAAGTTTGCAGGGCACCTCTTAAGCGTACGGAGGCACCACAATCATGCAAgaatagtttaaaatttaaatacccCAGAACACTCTTAAGTTAAATGAATTGAAGTCCCCATTCTAGTTTATAAGATGAGTTTTAtgattcaaaattttctaaaCTTGCCCCGAGTTTAGGTGAACTCTCAAGTTTGATTGCTTTTCCCTAAAAGAATTATTTTAGGGGCCAACAGCTTTGCTTCGTACACTAAGTTGTTAATAAAAAACGAACCACTTTGCCATGATGGGATGAAAATATGAAGAAATCACAGATTCTTAGTGACGATATCTTCATGATCTTGAATTAAGAGAACATGTATCTTTTAATGGTTGTATGTTTAAGTAGGTCATATGTTGCTCTTAAAACATGCAAAAGAATATTACCAATTGTTTAGGATTCTTAATTTTAAGAGTTCTAAAGCCATAGATATATCTTCAAAGATTTAGAAACAGGGAAAATCGGAGCCgaacaaaaaggaaaagtaaagaaaaagtaaatatataaaaagagaactagaaaaacctaaagatgcatttggtttgtgttttcattttctttttttatttctagtATTTTCAAATCCTGTTCTCTGTTTccactttttattttctcttttttcttcgcaAAAttctgaaaacaaaaaatattaaaaataaaaatagaaaataaaagcataaacTAAACGCATGAAAAGGAAACTCAAGAGTGGAAATAAAAGGTAATGAACTTACACCAATGAGAAAATGCAAGCACATAGGTCCGGCAAAACTGCATTAGAGAAGCATCAAAGTGCTTTCAATAAATAGAAGCATTTGATACATGAAACTTGTAATCTTTTTCAGTGGATGGAATGGAACATTTAGCATAATCTTCTGAGGAAATGAGCAAACCTacaagtttattttttaaaattaaaactctaGCCTATTACTATGAAAATTACAGCTTTCCGAATGGAAGTGGTGCTATTTCCATAATTACAAGTAAATCAAActttgagaatctctcaaccccaATCTATGTCCCCACTGAACTTTAAATGTAATGCATCTTAATAGCCACAAAGACCTAAGCATTACACATGCATGTTATTCCATCACAGCCAAGCTCATATATGCAATTCctcttttatggtttttaggtttAAAAAAAGAAAGCTAACATGTCTAGTGAGACAAACATACATGCACAATATAGATGTGATAAGAAAAATCAGTCCCCAAAGGATGGGAAAAAAAGCATACCATTGATGAATCCATAAAATGCACTTGTAGTGGCACCAATAGCATAACCAATCTGCGCAACATTAAAACCCACGAACAAAGATTACAACTTTAAAACACccatataattaaaaatagtaaaattcaATTTTGATGGCAGGGGATTGCATCCTACACTACACACAATATTTCTtcccattttatttattttatttaccatACAAAAGCTATCCCTGATGAAAGGGAGAACAGTCCAATGAGTAGTTTCctgaagaaaacaaaaagaaggtgagAATAAAAAGCACATGCAATGTTtgatgaaaaagaaagagaaagtgtTATAAGAATCCTCAGTACTGAGTAGCATAATAGGATAAGATATATACAAACGAACGAACGACGTCGTTTGAAAGCGGAGCTGCGCAGTGATGGCGGTTAGATTGGAGGGTGCCATCTGCCATGTCAGCAACAGTAACTGTGCTGCCTGCTGCGATTTTCGTGTTCGGAATCGGAGGAGACAAATCTAATGTGTGTAGTTTTAGTGTTTTACACTTTACGCTTCTAGTTCTAAGTtctgacttttttttatttttttaatccccTAATAATTTCTCCAAGTCCAAGGGTATAATTCAACTTTTTTGAATTACCGTAACAAACAAGATTGGAGGTTTAATCAAGAAAAAAATtggtatttattttataatttaatttctatGTACTATTAAAGACTAAAAAATTTtacattgaaaaattttttatatataattatttttatataaagttttttttttccaagTATCTCTCAATTTGACTTGTCAAAGACTAATCCATCGCAGTACTGAGCTCTATTTAAGGGTTTTGTCGCTGGCTAATGGATTGCTGCATGGATTCAaactcccgacacttgcttaagcggactagtgaactAACCACTACTAGACCAACTCAACTTAGTTTTTATATAAAGTTTTTAATCATTTTCAAATAACAATTTTAAATATGTAAGTTTTTGTCACCTTACATGGAATATGAGTTAGTGGTGGACAACAATTaattttcatgtcatttatttttgaaattaatttttgtctaataataataaaaattaaactctttattATTCTATGAGAAGGGAGATTTTTAAACTAAAAGCTATTTATAtgtcacaatttaaaaaaaaatcaataatctaAAGATTTATTACTTCTGCCTTTCAAAgagaaaaagaattaattaaattacttCTTCTGTTATCACAACTATGTTCTAATTGTAGAGACACTATCTATCTAATTTTCTATGATGTCATTCTGATGAGCGTCTTACATAGTtacattagtttttatttttatttgtttctcaAACAAACAGATATACTTTTTCATCCATAATTTAGCTTTGGACTGCCATTGGTGGCACTCTATAACTCATCCTTTAATATAGAATCATATTCTCTTCTCTGTAGGGTATATCTGCatatcatgcataacattcaagCCGGTCTCTATTGAATTAGATAtccaatcaatcaaaacatagtCATATTCAAAGATAACAATGTTCTAAATGGAAATGGAATAGATGATCAAGCTAAATAAAATTAGCTTATAAAAGTAATCATCATACCAAAATTAAATGGTTAGTAAAGTTGAGAAGAGTGCAAATGTCAACCAATTAGCCCCCATTTTTATTAGGAGAAAAGTTGAAGGGAACATCAACTACTAATCTTGTTAAACATAAATTACATCTAAACATAGCAACCTGCCAGATATGATATCATTATATCAATGCTAATTAGGACTTAACACATTCTTAATAATGATATAAAAAAAGAAGCATCTGATTGCAATAAGTATAAAGCTAGGTGGGGGAGTGAGAATCCATTTTTTGTGGCTTTTGGAGAAGAAGAATATAACTACATTCTTTACTTGAGAATATGATTTTATGGGCTTTAATAATCTGGTGAGTTAAGATTCTCATGTTCTCATTCCATAAGAATCTTTGAAAACTTTCATCATTTtccttactttttattttctccctctcttttccccTCAAGGAATATCATTCCGTGGTCATTTCTCGCTTTGCATTTCTTCAACCAATGCCATCATGCATGTGGCTCAACCAAAGTTCATATTAATCAGTACTAGTAACCGTCTCAATGATGGTTTTTGCTCATGATTGACCATCTAGACTACAATTTGATTCCCACTTGTCAAGTGCTTCTCATTTCAAAGTTTCTTCTTGCACTAACAAGTGAATCTATCTTATTGCAACATGCAGGGGGGAAAAGGCAATGAACTACATTAACTTCCTGTGTAATGTGCATTTAGACTATAGTTTTTGAGATTTAAATGACAAATCAAAGAGTTAGTATCATTATCATGCATGTGTGTGTAATATCCCCTAGCTAAACTTAAAAGAAGTAAATATAttttactgaaaattaaaaagaataaaatttatgtCCCATGTCTCAAGGTGGGACACCCCACCATGTTGGAAGATAAAGGCAATTTGGATACTCCTAAAAAGAGATAAGTAATCCATTGTTCTGTACAAAACATACTCTTTAAAGATGCCAACGACTTGAGAGTAGTAAAGTTCCCTAGAAGCATGAACATGATATCAAAGttgatatacatatatatatatatacaccctCAAACAGAATCAAAAGCATGCATTATGCATGCATGGTTTTGAGccaaaaagaattaaagaaatgACTTGGACTTGTATCAACAAGGTTATCATTGTATGGTTCTGATTACATTAAAGGCAATTAGTCTTCATCATTAAGACAATAACATCTCTAATTGCATGGtgaaaaatgatataaaattaatcaGACACTGCATAACTAAGACCTCGAACAACTGGTGGAAGCACAAAAAGAAGCAAGCATAAAGGTCAGTTCTCTTTATTCTCTTCCAGTAACATCCTCGATTTTATgcatcttttcttttccatagtCACTTGGGAGAAAACATTGAAGAACTCTTGTATTTCAGCTATGAAATAATACATTCTATACACAAAAAAGAGTAGAATTTCTTGGGCTGCATATAGAGCTATAATTGTTTCCATTGTTCTTTTTGAACGAATTTTATAAATCATGAAAGACTTGTAGCAATGCCAAAGATGacaacttcaaaattcaaatg
This region of Arachis hypogaea cultivar Tifrunner chromosome 8, arahy.Tifrunner.gnm2.J5K5, whole genome shotgun sequence genomic DNA includes:
- the LOC112705226 gene encoding uncharacterized protein isoform X1, with the translated sequence MADGTLQSNRHHCAAPLSNDVVRSFETTHWTVLPFIRDSFCMIGYAIGATTSAFYGFINGTTCDSVLFCLCRTRRWGCSFFGTTCILILSCSILSSCLTSAIDG
- the LOC112705226 gene encoding uncharacterized protein isoform X2, which gives rise to MADGTLQSNRHHCAAPLSNDVVRSFETTHWTVLPFIRDSFCMIGYAIGATTSAFYGFINVLPDLCACIFSLVHHL